The Sebastes umbrosus isolate fSebUmb1 chromosome 4, fSebUmb1.pri, whole genome shotgun sequence genome has a window encoding:
- the spg11 gene encoding spatacsin isoform X2 encodes MLEAAQRLERSSIEVSVIPENQHCGEVTDIQKAQLAPGGSLLGCLEVLGRLVVWDPADREAPPAAVDGSYADFSWEEVAVHGRGVGSFRLLAVGSQWDLKLLEVEAERSASISVLCVSECPAGRLLQTVSEQDDGVRELQSVRVLSFAAGRGCLLLNCDWLLQLQWQQTEEEPQTLSCCSVRLTDGNRQTAVHHCVCRDTLFILSSSGQISVYNITDGSLLASVDLPAYLTPVQAEDDLVSSSSPVSSSFSSFCLLQVSADLSTAVAVTQCHTAVAVDLNHYFSLHPDHLLCAAPPSRPPDRPQHPRDQDSMTSSNCSLAALGSTFSTDRSWEARLASMYSRAQKAAPPSSSSSSSSSSSSSSQPAGTSWSSSLHHLESRQVSSSAHSRVPRGGATVAFSVPESSTPSLLSVSEFSAQLTFVSPGNRQTTVALWDLESGSVSHHQVEGEAAPVQRCGERQHRLLLKKAGVSQVLFSVSQQDLLSRLMLFGSAATVDAVCHLNSWGRCSIPIHALQAGLKNRQLDTVDFYLKSKENILSPAADQPAASTQSLTHSFQELCHALDLLCSAVRDSNSEAQSRQFSEQLLSITLSFVNTQIRSVLSNACYKDAGVRSCVDVLDRYVTELRSYMKRFPWSAGGDTSSTHSADSAQEEAQRDEWEQLHTEEVVRQSILTNQIPRAQAVLRRRSRPEQRLSALRMEGLRQVFSCLQDRDLQTANALLINMGFSVKKQLHSICLYTDDKDLREFVVEELSGRSYFPEEEMQSVAFIREMERLGSLPASRCPANTTSQRVVQMVRREAGAGEEVLEELASHRRSEEDGGLWRNLRLDWVRNWDQSCQIAVLLSRLQHTELTSCGSAVLWRYLTALHDQRRVVDWIQNEETSSGSRWPELTPELVNNNTVCSTYMRENILDLLARRGLFIPEELADLEQLLWRLAQGGGVMASSPPVPQYRSPRGLDLHGLFITFCLDHSLQYLLYTYLEHYRLTPRNCPLLTNQSLSESQPWFEMLVKIQEITRDLSDPGLVFQASLTSAQVLLPGSQASLSSLLLEGHSLLALAAIMFAPGGIDQVVVQGEKSGRSERTVDPQVLKMALAAHPKLRAALFPAGPRGHSPSSDISVYHLLQSLQPLDPSRLFGWQAANTLNSTETSELPHFSSPHLVNRFALVENLDFLYYLRHGRPSFAYATFLVQQLSGCSDITLLVQQAWQQAYRLALQCFNVPSVAAATVCFSELLGVCSLKLRVDIRAMNAILQHWNQHDTHTAPTQHLHTLVSKGVKLVEAEPGAAEELIGYLEAAVTDSLEQKGISRSSYEAAQEWALPVQFCQLHSLKLSSVYPAHCTDDGQFIHFLLFVQLHNFPPQQVRSLAAQFGPALQAHLSLAFQDLQVYSQRRWLCGSEEQSGSLNTEEAPGSPEHPRELFQVLLQSQDEAAPCGYLLQEALVQRCPTLAVMAACQQGAELLPCLCVWMLTSVDDVAAGEATSHLAEAAQHHEWTLHDLSIIWRTLLGRGHVRPLLRGFELFQRDCPLVLVLRMFELCCDFRNFSEAKAKLLDFQRTLITLRNGGPAPSGGLPLQWVESQASVLLFTMLQRCSSQYDLHRLLQLLADVDKLLKSNGPDFRKLSQLSQLLQGSEVSLSPRLLQSSSPSVQQEEFQAAVDALQARGRYSQARQVALLADLPVHRLLLSQLLQEVNSQKSKRQWRRLETRVGLWRKCHEQLKADGTDPESASQFFLSQAETEAADSSSAAAPEAQTELLDVQEYCLLLCLAAHWLSLLGPAPGDKLESLEEKLWISRVRRQVLGAAMEKESVFNLPPPAITPEMNTYEVLMKEFSFSNISGLNTEKCLSLEGLPGPCEEQEELNLDSLLSSEERSILAALIGQLLDEGSIHEASRVCRYFSLYHRDMWVVLRCRGLASGELNPEPPEEASEALPKKTIASSPSLSSLLSFVMLPLPEDEVAVQLQKLVDQCHHGKNYCKQVLSLYQLSKELQCSFSEICREEPGSVLEKLLLSEQPERFRKAQAFIKAQGLSADAVAELVSSAVVQALLASTQELQPERQVYRPSEGRDSLVQLIKLCDDPNLVGVKLLENLNTVPLRDLNCIVELLIVAHDCFSLTCNMEGIVRVLQAARHLSHTYLAPGEHYSLLVRLLTGIGRYNEMTYVFDLLHQNHRFEMLLRKKMDTDRGQSSSLKTALLDYIKRCLPADSEKHNMVALCFSMRREIGENHEMAARTQLKIIESEAWVVTPDLKSSLLKVLGLLRDAAESFSKDSCVRQASRCVRTAKLVTLQLHFLNQGSDLRVINLRPAELLNAVTSLPRCYQVFVVSEAYSYSPDWAEILYQKVILNGDFVYLEELKRHRPLTSCLFEDIFKKLDGAPSSVTSNVKRLLTHCDDVYSRYRLAYQQNLYDVTKTLLQDAKTSSYLNDRLAS; translated from the exons ATGTTGGAGGCTGCTCAGCGGCTGGAGAGGAGCTCCATAGAGGTGTCTGTGATCCCAGAGAACCAGCACTGTGGAGAGGTAACGGACATCCAGAAGGCTCAGCTGGCTCCTGGAGGCTCTCTGCTCGGATGTCTGGAGGTCCTGGGACGGCTGGTGGTCTGGGATCCGGCGGACAGAGAGGCTCCTCCGGCTGCAGTGGACGGTTCCTACGCAGA TTTTTCCTGGGAGGAGGTGGCCGTCCACGGTCGTGGCGTCGGCAGCTTCAGACTGCTGGCTGTTGGATCTCAGTGGGACCTGAAGCTGCTGGAGGTGGAAGCAGAGCGATCGGCCTCAATTTCTGTGCTCTGTGTCTCTGAATGTCCTGCGGGCCGCCTGCTGCAGACTGTCAGCGAGCAGGACGATG GTGTGCGTGAGCTGCAGTCGGTGCGCGTGTTGTCGTTTGCTGCTGGCCGCGGCTGCTTGCTGCTGaactgtgattggctgctgcagctgcagtggCAGCAGACGGAGGAGGAGCCGCAGACGTTGTCCTGCTGCAGCGTCCGGCTGACTGACGGCAACAGACAAACTGCTGTCCACCACTGTGTCTGCAGAGACACCCTGTTCATCCTCAGCTCCTCTGGACAGATAT CCGTGTATAACATCACTGATGGCAGTCTGCTGGCCAGCGTTGACCTCCCGGCCTACCTGACTCCTGTCCAGGCAGAGGACGACctcgtctcctcttcctcccccgtctcctcctccttttcctccttctgCCTCCTCCAGGTGTCCGCCGACCTCAGTACAGCCGTAGCCGTCACTCAGTGTCACACCGCCGTCGCCGTCGACCTCAACCACTACTTCAG TTTGCATCCCGACCACCTGCTGTGTGCCGCTCCCCCCTCTCGCCCCCCCGACCGGCCCCAGCACCCAAGAGACCAGGACAGCATGACGAGCTCCAACTGCAGCCTCGCCGCCCTCGGATCGACCTTCAGCACTGACCG CTCCTGGGAAGCTCGTCTGGCCTCCATGTACAGCAGAGCCCAGAAGGCtgcacctccctcctcctcctcctcctcctcctcctcctcctcctcctcatcccagCCTGCTGGGACCTCCTGGTCTTCCTCCCTCCACCATCTGGAGTCCCGCCAGGTCTCGTCCTCAGCCCACAGCAGAGTGCCTCGCGGCGGGGCGACCGTTGCTTTCTCTGTCCCCGAGTCGTCCACTccgtctctgctctctgtgtccgAGTTCTCCGCCCAGCTGACCTTCGTCTCCCCTGGCAACAGACAGACCACAGTGGCCTTATGGGATTTAGAGTCTGGGAGCGTGAGCCACCACCAGGTGGAGGGCGAGGCGGCTCCGGTCCAGCGCTGTGGAGAGAGACAGCACAGACTGCTGCTGAAGA AGGCTGGTGTGTCCCAGGTCTTGTTCTCAGTGTCCCAGCAGGACTTGCTCAGCAGGTTGATGTTGTTTGGCAGTGCAGCGACAGTAGACGCAGTTTGTCACCTGAACAGCTGGGGGCGCTGCTCCATCCCCATCCACGCCCTGCAG GCTGGACTGAAGAACCGTCAGCTGGACACGGTGGATTTCTACCTgaagagtaaagaaaacatCCTGAGCCCTGCTGCCGATCAGCCAGCGGCCTCCACACAGAGCCTGACACACA gTTTCCAGGAGTTGTGTCATGCGTTGGACCTGCTGTGTTCGGCTGTCAGAGATTCAAACAGTGAAGCTCAGAGCAGACAGTTCTCTGAACAGCTGCTCAGCATCACACTGAGCTTCGTCAACACACAGATCCGCTCAGTCCTGTCCAACGCATGCT ACAAGGATGCTGGCGTGCGGAGCTGCGTGGACGTTCTGGACCGGTACGTCACCGAACTGAGGAGCTACATGAAGAGATTCCCCTGGTCTGCAGGGGGCGACACGTCCAGCACCCATTCTGCTGATTCTGCTCAGGAGGAGGCTCAGAGAGACGAGTGGGAGCAACTGCACACAGAG GAAGTCGTCCGCCAGTCCATCCTGACCAATCAGATCCCCAGAGCTCAGGCCGTCCTGAGGAGGCGGAGCCGGCCGGAGCAGCGTCTGTCGGCTCTGAGGATGGAGGGTCTGCGTCAGGTGTTCTCCTGCCTGCAGGACCGAGACCTGCAGACCGCCAACGCACTTCTCATCAACATG gGTTTCAGTGTGAAGAAGCAGCTCCACAGTATCTGCCTCTACACCGACGACAAGGACCTCAGAGAGTTTGTG GTGGAGGAGCTGTCAGGGCGGAGTTATTTTCCAGAGGAGGAGATGCAGAGTGTGGCGTtcattagagagatggagaggttGGGATCACTGCCTGCATCCCGCTGCCCTGCAAACACCACATCACAAAG GGTGGTTCAGATGGTCCGCAGGGAGGCGGGTGCTGGTGAGGAGGTTCTGGAGGAGCTGGCGAGTCACAGGAGGTCTGAGGAGGACGGGGGACTCTGGAGGAACCTCCGACTGGACTGGGTGAGGAACTGGGACCAGAGCTGCCAGATCGCCGTCCTCCTGTCCAGACTGCAACACACAG AGTTGACTTCCTGTGGCTCTGCGGTGTTGTGGCGTTACCTGACCGCTCTCCACGACCAGCGCCGGGTGGTCGACTGGATCCAGAACGAGGAGACCTCCAGTGGCTCCCGGTGGCCTGAGTTAACCCCAGAGCTggtcaacaacaacacagtctGCAGCACCTACATGAGGGAGAACATCCTGGACCTGCTGGCCAG GAGAGGTCTATTCATCCCGGAGGAGCTGGCAGACTTGGAGCAGTTGCTGTGGAGGCTGGCTCAGGGTGGAGGGGTGATGGCTTCATCCCCACCCGTCCCTCAGTACCGCTCCCCCCGCGGCCTCGACCTCCACGGCCTCTTCATCACCTTCTGTTTGGACCACAGCTTGCAGTACCTGCTGTACACCTACCTGGAGCACTACAG GTTGACACCCAGAAACTGTCCCCtcttgaccaatcagagccttTCTGAGAGCCAGCCCTGGTTTGAGATGCTGGTGAAGATCCAGGAGATCACCAGAGACCTGTCAG ATCCAGGACTGGTCTTCCAGGCCAGTTTAACCAGTGCTCAGGTGCTGTTACCGGGCAGCCAGGCGTCTCTCAGCAGTCTGCTGTTGGAGGGACACAGTCTGCTGGCCCTGGCTGCCATCATGTTTGCTCCCGGAGGAATCGACCAG GTGGTGGTTCAGGGTGAAAAGTCGGGCAGGTCAGAGAGGACGGTCGACCCCCAGGTCCTGAAGATGGCGCTGGCCGCCCACCCCAAACTGAGGGCCGCCCTGTTTCCCGCCGGGCCCCGGGGACACAGCCCGTCCTCCGACATCTCCGTCTACCACCTCCTGCAG TCGCTGCAGCCTCTGGACCCGTCCAGGCTGTTCGGCTGGCAGGCAGCAAACACCCTCAACTCCACCG AAACGTCCGAGCTGCCTCATTTCTCCAGCCCTCACCTGGTCAACAGGTTCGCTCTGGTGGAGAACCTGGACTTCCTGTACTACCTGCGTCATGGCCGACCATCCTTTGCGTACGCCACCTTCCTCGTCCAGCAGCTGAGCGGCTGCAGTGACATCACGCTGCT tgtgcagCAGGCGTGGCAGCAGGCGTACCGGTTGgccctgcagtgttttaacGTGCCGTCTGTGGCGGCGGCGACCGTCTGTTTCTCTGAGCTGCTGGGAGTCTGCAGCCTCAAGCTGAGGGTCGACATCAGAGCCATGAACGCCATCCTACAGCACTGGAACCAGCACGACACACACACCGCTCCAACACAACATCTACACACTCTgg TGTCTAAAGGTGTAAAGCTGGTGGAGGCAGAACCTGGAGCAGCGGAGGAGCTGATTGGCTACCTGGAAGCTGCAGTGACAGACAGCCTGGAACAGAAGGGCATCAGCAG gtcgTCCTACGAGGCGGCTCAGGAGTGGGCGTTGCCGGTTCAGTTCTGTCAGCTCCACAGTCTGAAGCTCAGCTCTGTTTACCCCGCCCACTGCACTGATGACGGACAGTTCATCCATTTCCTGTTGTTTGTCCAGCTGCACAACTTCCCGCCCCAGCAG GTGAGGTCATTAGCAGCTCAGTTTGGTCCCGCCCTGCAGGCCCACCTGAGTCTGGCGTTTCAGGACCTGCAGGTGTACAGTCAGAGGAGGTGGCTCTGTGGCTCCGAGGAGCAGTCAGGGTCCCTGAACACAGAGGAGGCCCCTGGGAGCCCGGAGCACCCCAGGGAGCTGTTCCAGGTCCTCTTGCAGAGTCAGGATGAGGCGGCGCCCTGCGGGTACCTACTGCAGGAGGCGCTGGTGCAGCGCTGCCCAACGCTGGCTGTGATGGCTGCCTGTCAACAG GGGGCGGAGCTGCTGCCGTGCCTCTGCGTGTGGATGTTGACCTCCGTCGATGATGTCGCAGCTGGGGAAGCCACCTCCCACCTGGCCGAAGCCGCCCAGCACCATGAGTGGACCCTGCatgacctgtcaatcatctgGAGGACGCTGCTGGGGCGGGGCCACGTCAGGCCTCTCCTACGAGGCTTCGAGCTCTTCCAGAGG gaCTGTCCTCTGGTGTTGGTGTTGAGGATGTTTGAGTTGTGTTGTGACTTCAGGAACTTCTCTGAGGCCAAAGCGAAGCTGTTGGACTTCCAGAGGACGCTCATCACT CTGAGAAATGGAGGCCCAGCGCCCTCCGGTGGACTCCCCCTGCAGTGGGTGGAGAGCCAGGCCTCCGTGCTGCTCTTCACTATGCTGCAGCGCTGCTCCTCCCAGTACGACCTCCACCGGCTGCTACAGCTGCTGGCCGACGTCGACAAACTCCTCAAATCCAACG gtcCAGACTTCAGGAAGCTGAGTCAGCTCAGTCAGTTGCtgcaggggtcagaggtcagcctGTCTCCCAGGCTGCTGCAGTCCAGTTCTCCCTCCGTCCAGCAGGAGGAGTTCCAGGCTGCAGTGGATGCTCTGCAGGCCAGGGGGCGCTACAGCCAGGCCAGGCAGGTCGCCCTGCTTGCCGACCTGCCCGTCCACCGTCTGCTGCTCAGCCAG CTTCTCCAGGAAGTAAACTCCCAGAAGTCCAAGCGGCAGTGGAGAAGGTTGGAGACCCGAGTTGGTCTCTGGAGGAAATGTCACGAGCAGCTGAAGGCTGACGGCACTGATCCAGAATCAGCCTCCCAGTTCTTCCTGTCACAGGCTGAAACTGAGGCCGCAGACTCCTCGTCCGCGGCGGCGCCAGAGGCTCAGACCGAACTGCTGGACGTCCAGGAGTACTGCCTGCTGCTCTGCCTCGCCGCTCACTGGCTCTCCCTGCTCGGCCCGGCACCCGGTGACAAACTGGAGAGCCTGGAGGAAAAGCTGTGGATCAGCCGGGTGCGACGACAAGTCCTCGGCGCCGCCATGGAGAAGGAGAGCGTTTTCAACCTGCCGCCGCCCGCCATCACGCCGGAAATGAACACATACGAAGTGCTCATGAAGGAATTCTCCTTCTCCAACATATCAGGCCTGAACACAGAGAAGTGTCTCAGTCTGGAGGGTCTGCCAGGTCCCtgtgaggagcaggaggagctgaACTTGGACTCGCTGCTGAGTTCAGAGGAGAGGAGCATTCTGGCTGCACTCATTGGTCAGTTATTAGATGAAGGCAGCATCCACGAAGCCAGCCGGGTCTGCCGGTATTTCTCGCTGTACCACCGGGACATGTGGGTGGTGCTGCGCTGCCGAGGTCTGGCCTCTGGAGAACTGAACCCTGAACCACCAGAGGAGGCGTCAGAAGCTCTGCCAAAGAAGACTATTGCCAGCT CTCCATCACTCAGCAGCCTCTTGTCCTTCGTGATGCTCCCCCTCCCTGAAGACGAGGTCGCTGTCCAGCTCCAGAAACTGGTGGATCAGTGTCACCATGGCAAAAACTACTGCAAACAAGTCCTCAGCCTCTACCAGCTCTCCAAG GAGCTGCAGTGTTCCTTCAGTGAGATCTGCAGGGAGGAGCCCGGCTCGGTGCtggagaagctgctgctgtCGGAGCAGCCGGAGCGCTTCAGGAAGGCTCAGGCTTTCATCAAAGCTCAGGGTCTCTCTGCAGACGCCGTGGCCGAGCTGGTGTCCTCTGCTGTGGTCCAGGCGCTGCTGGCCTCCACCCAGGAGCTGCAGCCCG AGCGGCAGGTGTATAGGCCGTCGGAGGGCCGGGACTCGCTGGTCCAGCTCATCAAACTGTGTGACGATCCGAACCTGGTGGGAGTCAAACTGCTGGAGAACCTCAACACTGTTCCACTGAGAGACCTGAACTGca TTGTAGAGTTGCTGATCGTGGCTCACGACTGCTTCAGTCTCACCTGTAACATGGAGGGGATCGTCAGAGTGCTCCAAGCCGCCCGTCACCTCAGCCACACCTACCTCGCCCCAGGAGAGCACTACAGCCTGCTG gtgcgTCTGCTGACGGGTATCGGCAGGTATAATGAGATGACGTACGTCTTCGACCTGCTGCATCAGAACCATCGCTTTGAGATGCTGCTGAGGAAGAAGATGGACACGGACAGAGGACAg AGCTCCAGCCTGAAGACGGCTCTGCTGGATTACATCAAGCGCTGCCTCCCGGCCGACAGCGAGAAACACAACATGGTGGCGCTGTGCTTCAGCATGAGGAGGGAGATCGGAGAAAACCACGAGATGGCCGCCAGGACGCAGCTGAAGATCATCGAGTCTGAGGCCTGGG TCGTCACTCCTGATCTGAAGAGTTCACTTCTCAAAGTGTTGGGTCTGTTGAGGGACGCTGCAGAGAGCTTCTCCAAG GACTCGTGCGTGCGTCAGGCGAGCCGCTGTGTTCGGACGGCCAAGCTGGTCACTCTGCAGCTGCACTTCCTGAACCAGGGATCAGACCTGCGCGTCATCAACCTGCGGCCTGCCGAGCTGCTGAACGCCGTCACGTCGCTGCCACGCTGCTATCAG GTGTTTGTGGTGTCGGAGGCGTACAGCTACAGTCCAGACTGGGCAGAGATTTTGTACCAGAAGGTGATCTTGAACGGAGACTTTGTTTACCTGGAGGAGCTCAAACGCCACCGCCCGCTGACCTCCTGCCTGTTTGAGGACATTTTCAAGAA GCTGGACGGCGCTCCCAGCAGCGTCACTTCCAACGTGAAGCGCCTGTTGACGCACTGTGATGATGTGTACAGCCGCTATAGGCTGGCTTACCAGCAGAATCTGTATGATGTCACCAAGACGCTGCTGCAGGACGCCAAGACCTCCAGCTACCTGAACGACAGGCTGGCCAGCTGA